The genome window TCTCACAACATTAGGCTTCCATGTAAATCTAATGGATAAAATGCAGGAGCACAACAATATGGGGATTAAAGTCTATCTTCTCTTCTATAAATCCTCCTAGAGGGAACAGTCTGAATGTTTCTGACAAGCTACACATCAGCCAAAGGATTGGagagaataagtttttaaaacaagATTTTGTCCTATATTGGGGTTTGCCAGGAGGCAGTACAGATACCATGGGTGgtagaaaagaatattttaggtGGTGCCAAAATGATACATCAACCTCACACATCAAGTGCTGATTTGGGCCTTCATAGTCCAGTCTCAGGAGGACTATCTCTGAAGCCCGCATGTTTCTATCTCCCCTACTGTCTTCCTCCTCCCCTGGGTGTGATTTGGGGACCCTAGTTTATCTTCCTATAGCCCCTCCTCAGCCCTTGCCTATCCTTCAACTCTCATTCTGgcaaccccccctccccccacccccatcatctTTCCTCTCCTCCACTTGGCTCTTACTACTTCTTTGCATTCCCCATCAGCCTCCTCTTTCCCAAACAACTACCCTGCCTAAATCTCAGTCCATAGGCTCGTTTCCTCAATGCCACCCCTACCCTCCACGTACCTCACTAGGCTTCAAAGTCCTCTCAGTCTTCAGAGTTCCTTCCTTATCTATGGCTTTAGTATCTATTGATCTCAGGCCCTCTATGCTCCATTGTCCTCTATCCTTTTTCTTATATAAGATCCAATTTTCCATACCAACTATTCTCTTGTAGATGTCAATCAGATAACTCTGGTCCAactgcttctttccttcttcctgctcttacaaactttctcctcttctgtcCTAGGCATTGAATCCTGGATGGCCAACTCCGGACCACTTCTCTAGGCTATTTTCTGATATTCCAAATCTCAGTGCTTTATCTCTGAGAGCACTACTGTCATATGGGTCTGTGGTCCTTCCTACTTTAACacctacatttattattttaatgcaatttcctTAATAACAAAAGTTATTCTTagtaaagaaaaatgttaagtaaACTGGAAGCAAAGGTGTATACAAATGACTCATGTTTGGAAAATACTCACACTGAAAGTCTTTGCTTCTTGCTCCCCTGGACTTGCTCCAATAATAAACACACTGCTCTCAAGATAACAAGAAAATCATCCCTTGAGAAAAACGTGATCTGTACAGCTTTCTTGTCATTGCTGATGCTATTTGGTGCCATTAACAATTTGTATGTACTTCCAGGATAAGAGGGAGCCTGAAGCATTGAGTCAGGGCAGGAGCCACGGAGTTATGGATAAGTTCTATCCAGGAGGCAGGAGAGGATCTTCAGCTATGGAGATGGTGCTAGAGGTTACTGCAGACACTCACATGCCTAGGCAACCTTAGTGGAGGCATAGATACAAACAGGTTAGAGAGAATCACATATACAAGGTGGAAGTATAAAACCTCCAAGAATACAGATGAGAGCAGGGGAACTAAGGATGGTGGAAGAAGGAGCTACCTGGAGAGATACTATGCAGTACTGAAGGGTAATTGCAGGCACTTTCTGTAGGCTGCTGCAGTTCCAGCTTTCCTGTAGTTGGAAAGGAGCTGTTAGGAGTGTGGAGACCACACATTTAATGCTACCAACAATAGCAGTTTGGGTAATTGCCCTTGTCAGTCATTTAATTGATGATTTGCTCAATGAAGCAACTCTTCATTTTGTTAAGGTTCCAAGGTGTTTTATAAAAGTGGAGAAAATGGTGAGAAAGATTGTGGAACAATAGTTTAGCGTATGGTGCTCCATGAAATATTCAACACAAAGTGATTTTACAATAATTTCCTTGAGATCCTAAAACTGGCTAGGTACTCAGTAATGTTAAACAGGACGTGCCATTGCCTTCCACAGAGCTCTCAATTAAACATATTGTAAAATTTTActtccctcttttcctctgtCTCCTCTATCACCATGAGAACTTCAGAATACTTTGACTTATTCACTCTGTCTACCACCACCCCTACATTGagattttatttcaaagaatTCAATGCATTTATTTCTAGATTAAATTCAGAATTTCCCTTTTGGTATAAAATTACTAACCTATGTTACCCATTTCTAGACATTTAGATTAACTATGTATTTACAGCTAAGTTTATTGCTCACCATTCTTTCTTCTTGTCTTCTTTTATTATGAAACTTTGGCTCtggcagtttttgtttgtttattttagtgTCTTTTCCTCATTATTTTCTCCAAAAGTATACCTAAAGATATATTCTTAACTCTGAATTTTTGCAAATATCTTTCTTTCACCAAACAGGCAAGTCTATCTCAGTTGGGTTCATGGTTCTTGGATTCAGTCTTTTCTCTTAGTACTAAGGTATGTTAATCCGCTATATTCTAACTTCAAGTGTTGCAGATGAGAAGTCTGATGCTAGTGTTTCCTTTCTATTTATGAATAACTTGCTCGCTGCAAGATTTTACTCTTTTTCTTGGATTTCAAAATTGTTCCCAGGATATGTCTATGCTTGTGTCTTTCTTCATATAATATGCCTGGAAAACAATAAgtacttttctcttttgttcttcaaGATTAATCTTCCTTTTGCTCTTCTAGGTCATTAATTTGGTTGTAAACAGTGACATCCTTTACTCCTATTTATCTGAAAGAGGTTAAGTTGGGAAATTACATTTTTTAGTTATACATGACTCCACCTAAGTGCTATTACTATATTTCTGTGCTAATGACCATCAGTGCTTTTCtagaaactatttcatttcatgtgGAATCTGTGTATTAACTCATCTTTTCAGTCTGGCTGCTGGGCTTCCTCAGACGGGTTGTAATATTTCCTTTTTGGGCTCCCAGAGTCTCACATCTGGTTGTTGGAGCATCCTCAGTGACAGCAGTCTGATAAATATCTTCTTGCAATTCCAGTGGTGGAAGCTGTGTgttctcttcctttgttccctgGAGATTTGGAACCATTCAGGCCCCAGCTTCCCAATCTAAGCAAGTGGAGCAAGCCTCCCACTTCTCTGGTTTACTCCTACTCTCCCATGTTTGCCTTCATTGGACCACAGCTCCCCTGTTCTCTTTCTTGGTCTTTGAAGACCAAAGAGACTAGACATGCAGCTAGTGTCCACTTTTCCTCAGGGGCCGCAGCCATTGCAGGCCAGTTTCTTCTCACAATATGCTGCTTTATAATCCTTGGCCATTGTTGTCTTCTGTTGCATAACGGTATTACCACatacttagcagcttaaaaccaTACACATTTATTATCCCACAGTTTCTGTGGGACAGAAGTTGAGTACAGCTTGACTGCAATCATGACAGGGGCTATGTCTGGGCTCTCATCTGGGCCTCAAGTTGGGGAGGGTCTGCTTCAAAGCTCACTTAGTTGTTGGCagcattcagttccttgcagACAGTGAAAATGAGGGCTTtagtttcttgctggctgttggctggaagTCACCCTCAGCTCTTTGCCACATGACCCTCTCCATATAACGGTTCACAACATGGCAGGTTGCTTCATCAAAGCCAGTGAATGAGGGAGAGTCTCATTGCAAGACAGGTATTATTGGTTTATATGACTTATCACATACGTGTAGTCACATACATCCTGTCACCTTTGCTGTATTCTAGAAGCAAATTGCAGTCCCACCTACACTTGAGGGGAAGGAAATCACACATGGGACAATGGATGCCAAAGagggaaaaacaacaataacagatGTCTACTATAAGGATATACATTCCAGACATGTGATAAATTCTTgtggaatgaatggatggatatcTGAAGTGGACTAGAACTGAAGCATACTCCTATTATAAAGGAATATCTGGAAACTGATATCAGGATACCTTTATATACTTTATAGATCCCTGTATCTATTAAACTGTCCATATTTTTTCTTAGAGGCGGTATAGTAAAGTGCTTAAGGATTGAACTCCAGAGCTAggctgcttgggttcaaatcttgaaGTCAGCACCTAGTAACTATGTAGCCTTGGGCAAATTCCTGgccttctctgtgtctcagtgtCCTTGTTTCCCAAAAGGAGATAATAATGGTACGTTCTTGCTAAGGTCTTTGTAAGGAATAAATGAGTATTTTCAGGGATGCCATTTAATTTAATTGTATGATTTGTCTGCACTCAGtttatttcctttccaatctCTGTCCCATATTGTTCTTTGTTATTGTCAGAACCTGGTGAGTTGTTTTGAacagaacttttttttccccacctgtAAGATGATGTTACTGCACAAGAGCACTGCAGTGTTTTTCGTAATAAATTgtgaactaaaacaaaacaaacaaacaagaaaagaataaatgagttATTATATGTCAGTTATAGCCAAAACATAGTTTGAGCTCATAAGTCTTACCTTCTGTCATCTTCTTACAATTCCAAGGCAAACAATTCCATAGTTATTCAAATGAACACATCAAAACAGTGACCTACCTACCTATTAGAGTCAAAATTTTGTAGCCAGAGATGACAAACTTACGTAAGCAGCTCTGGGGAAAGAATCCTGTCTTAATGAGACTTATTTCTGTCTGTATTACATGTTACAATATCAAAAAATTTGTGTGAACAGATTATACAGAAATAGTCAACTCCTGgtacaagaaaaaaaacatactCTCAAATGAAATATGGTTATGATAGGCTTATAACTTCAAAGAGAAATATTGACACCCACTACggaaaatttaaaaaggcttTTACTTTTTATCTAAATGCTGAGAGTACATTGGTTTCTTTTACATGATAATCAAAGTTAGGTTGAAGTGGAAatattactggaaaaaaaaacagtctttaTGGAATTCACATTCTCATTGGCAATATTCTACaaaacctaaacagaaattcacTGGGAAGACTTCTGGAACTCCACAATATAAGAGATATTAGTTTGTTGGGTGCTTAATTGAAAATACAATTATTGATTTGTACTTCCTGATTCACATCAAATTCCAAAGACATGTACTTTATGGTTGTTGTGAGTAGTATTAAACACCTTTTTTGGAGAAACTGTCATGACTAATATATGAATGCTCACACTAATGCACACTTTTCAAGCTTTTTGTATTTTCAACAGAAGTCTTCTGTCAAAGAGATTCTGACTTGGCACCCCCATATATTTAACAGACAAGGCACACTTGGAGTGCAGGACCCATGGCCCTGAGTCTTTGGGCTCTTCTTTGTTCAAATGTCCCCACTCTCATCCCATGGGTACTTGAACAGTACTAGGCAGACAAGAGTTATTTCATCTACCAATAAAGGCCTATGTGTAGATTAAGTTTGCTCTGCTGAATAAATGTCTTGCTTTAGAGCAATGGATTAGAGGGGCCCTACCTAAAGACTTGTACCACTGCATGAAAGATCTATATTCCTTATTTGTGAATTGACAAGGGCATCACACAAAGTCAGCAAAAATAGGAGATAAATATGCTTAGTTACattgtaaaataatatattcaatatGTTTTTCTTCAGCCTCCAGGCATTGAAAGCACTGGAtccaattgtttaaaaaaatgtttacctATATATGGTAACTTTTTGGATACCCTATAGATGGCATCTAAATATAGGATATGGAGCTTTTAAGTTGTAGTAATGTCAATAACATTTCAAGTTATTTACAGAATTAATCAGCTGAGATTTGCaatatttatgttgtatatttcttttttatttcttcaaccatttttgtACCCAGAATGTTCTAGCATATTTAAGATCAGTTAGATATTAACCTATATTTTCCTCTAGGTtcttttaaatatggttttatcTATTGCATTgaattatttatctgaaatttatttttaaatataatatgaaGTGAGGATCtaaactttttttctaaattctccagtaccattttaaaaataatccatccCTTTTCCCTTGGCTTATGAAGatggctttttcatttttaagttccCATAAATCTTtaattccatttcttctaggttttaTGTCTTGATTTttcataaattcttttttattattaagtaaCACATTTCTtatggaaaatttggaaaaatgtagaagagcgtaaagaagaaaaaatcacccataaatataaaaattttggaGAATTTTATTAAGTATAtagactacacacacacacacacacacacacacacacacacacacacacacgtacttaaacatatatacaaaggaTGCTGTAGTTGTCTGGGAGGAATTGACCAAAAGGCAAGCTCAAGTAAACAAAGGTGATTGCTGAACTGGCTTCTAAGGAGGTTTGGTGCTCTGTAGCTTGAAGCATTTATGTAAATTTAGATACAAAAGTGTGGCGACAGAAGCTGGGACAGTGCATAAGAGAAGGGAGCCTGTACATCTGTAAGCATGAGAGAAGAACAGGGAAAACTAACCCCAAAATCCCTGTGGTGATATGCTCTAATAGTGctgtagaaaacaaaaatatctaaTACAAGATTTCTAAATTGTTTGCTGATCCATCACTCCTATGAGATCTTCAGTATAATTTACATTACTCACTAAGATTTTTGGTTAACGGTATTCTTTAGAACAGTACACATTTTTTGTACCtatactccaaaataaattttgaacaaaCATTAAAcctcttgaacatttttaaattcacatCAGACATTTTACTTTAGTCTAAATAGTTTCAAAACATAATAATTTCATACAGATgacaattattaacattttaaaatagaacaGCTACTCACTCTTTTATTGTATCTAATAGAATCTAAATATAATGGCAGTTTGATACCTACCATTATCCATTAACAAAATTCTTGAAGAACTTATTTAATAGTGAAAGGGGTAGAGGAAAAAGACAATCTGAACTATATCTCAATTACTGACACATTTGAGACAATCTTCCATCAGGAGAGCATATCCACAGGAATGTGAATTCACTTATGAATATCTATGTCCTCTTGGAGCAGGAGGCAAAGAGGACAGCTAACATTGAGATACAAGTGTAaattcccaccaccacccccttttttttcatttcttcctcctatctttcttatttttctttctttttttcctacaaaaCTGAGAATATATTGTATATAGAGCTTTGGATTCTGTAATTCCCAAATGGCATTACTTTAGttgataattatttttcaaagatattttaatgattttatattaTTGTACTATACCTGCTgaggtagtttggagctgttatgtaccccagaaaaggtcatgttcttttaatccattcttggggGGCAGACGTGTTGTGggtaggaacttttgattaggttgcttcaatTGAGCTATGACtcagctcattcaaggtgggtcttaatcttttactgaagtactttatgaggataaaagagagagaaacacacagagaagcttagagaaaacccccagaggagctgagagagccactgaagacAGGAGCAGAAagtaatgaaacccaggagcaaaacaCAAGCAggcaccggccatgtgccttgctatctgacagaggaaccccggatgctagcagcctttcttcagagaggatATCATCCTatagatgccttaatttggacattttcattatggTAGAggtgtaaatttgtaaactaataaatctccattgtaaaagccaacccatttctgatttattgcattccagcagctttagcaaatcaaaacagattttggtaccagaagagaggtgctactgagtttgcaaataccaaaaatgctggaacagctttacagatgaataataggaagattctgaaagaattgtgagatgcttgataggaaaggactagattgctttgaagagacttttggTAGAAGTATGGACACTAAAGATAcatccaatgaggccttagacagaaatgatgaatgtgtcattgcaaactggaagaaaggtgacctgttttaaagtggcagagaatttggcaaaattgagtcctggtgttggatggaaggcagaatttgaaaacaatgtgcttggatacttagctgaggaaatttccaaactaaatgtgggaaatgcaacctggcttctccttgtagtttatactaaaatgtgagaggaaaaggataagctgagaaatgaactcttggggataaagaaaccagaaactgatagatTGTCAAATTCTGAGCTTTCAGAAAATGAGTACCAGAAAATAgtgcccaatgtgaggatttaaccaaactttgaaccagtcagccatttcagaacaagtcaggattggagatggagttattcagaaagaatttgtagaaagtcctattatctgacaGTTGGGATTCTTGTGTGCTGCATGTGAAACCATTTTTTTTGGTGAGATCTGTATGAAAGAAACCACTTCCAGCTTGGACTAACAGGGatggaaaagggacagattgaaggaaaaatatcttcaatggcagaaccatggaagctgaggtctggagccaGGAAACCTCCGGCTGGGAGAGCAGACTCACCCTGGCAtgtagaaagggtgagtttgccctggggttTGCAGAAGGAGGGCCTTCCACCCccttgttcaggaagagtgttaccacaCCAGgactctcagatgcctggggaattgagtGGAGCTTAGCCAcaccattgttcaggaagaatgctgctgcCCCAGGTCTTGGAGAGTGCGGAACACATTCCCCGGGATTGGGGAGATCCTGACCACCACCTTACTGTTCAGAGAGGGGTGAGcttgtgccctggagatggcagagtccagctgccacccagatgcttgaagaagGTGGAACAGAGAACATGGCCATCTCCTcaatgtttggagatgttggagccctcaccccagtgtttggagagagcagaacTGGTGTGCAAGTCCTTGTAAAGGGTGGGACTGCCActatctcaagccccaaggattaAAATCTTTcagtagatgactctcagactttgaaatctaatggagtttgccctgtaggttttcagaactgtttgggaactttgaaccttgttttccttccaatttctccctatggaagtaggaatgtttatcctatgactgtccctcctttgtatattggaagcagataacttgttttaagtttcacaggCCCACAGCCAGAAAAGAATTTTGcgttaggacagaccacacctaactaattttgatgagactttgtatttagtactgttattgaaatgatttaagcttttgtgatattgtggtggaatgaatgtattttgcatatggaaagagcatgtcttttgggggtccacagggtggagtgtggtagtttggagttgTTATGTAAACCAGAGAAGACcatgtaggaccttttgattaggttgtttcaactgagatatgacccagcccattcaaagtggctcttaatcctttactggaatcctttatgaagttaaaaaagagaaaacatcttgaccaaaagggggatgcaaaatgagacgaaagagtttcagtggctgagagatttcaaatggagttgagaggtcactctgatggacattcttatgcactatatagataacacgtcttaggttttaatgcattggaatagctagaagtaaatacctggaactaccaaactccaacccagccgtctggactcctgaagataattatataataatgtagattacaaggggtgacggtgtgattgtgaagaccttgtggatcacaccccctttatccagtgtatggatgagtagaaaaatggggataaaactaaaggacaaatggggtgggatggggggatgatttgggtgttcttttttcacttttattttttattcttgttctggttctttctgatgtaaggaaaatgttcagagatagattgtggtgatgaacgcataactatgttatcatactgtggacagttgattgtataccatggatgattgtatggtgtgtgaatgtatttcaataaaactgaatttaattaaaaaaaaaaaagataaacacccAAAGAAGCGTAGAGAAAAGcctcccagaggagctgagagagccactgaaagcaacaaaacatgggagcaaaggaacagcagacactggccatatgcattgctatctgacagaggaaccccccggatgccatcagcctttcttcagagaaggtatcatcctgttgatgtcttaatttggacattttcatggccttagaagtataaatttataaactaagaaatccccattgtaaaagccaactcatttctggtatattgcattctagcagctttagcaaaccaaaatacctGCATATACTGGATTCCCCAAGGCCAGTAAGTCCTAGCTGCTCCAAGGCATTTCAACCTGCTGTCGCTCCTTACCTGTTCACTACCTTAAATCCCCATGCTGTGATTGTTCACAATGAAGGCCACCAACAAATAGCAGCAGTGGACATTGCTAGCACCATCAAAGGTGCACACCAGAACAGGGGCCTGGGGCTTGCCTTCTTGAGGCATAGCCAATGGTTCTGGTTCCTCCTGTTCATGGTGGCTCTTTCTGTGCCAGAGTCATGGACTCAGATTGAGGATTTAAAATATGAACTGGAGAAGTATGAAGAAGGCCTGTCTGAGAGACTTCATGCCATGGTTGGAAACAAAGATGATCACTCTGACGCTCAAGCCAATCTCCCCCAGCTACAGGCCCACCTGGGGCTAAAGGTCATGGCAGAGCTGTTGCACCTGAAGGAGCTACATGATGATGATGTGGGGGCTGAGCTGAGCCAGGGCCACAAGCTGCTAAGGTGTCCCCAAAGACAGAGTTGTCTGCACAATTACCAGTATTGAAACACTTATGCCACTTTTTTTGGTATCATAATCAGTACTACAGTAaccatttttgaacatgttcttgTCTTCATTTTGGAATGTTTATTAAGTTAGTTTTTTACAATTTCTGACTCAAAGGGTATGGATGTTTTTAAGGTTCTTAGCTTTATGGTTAAATTGCTTACACTGTCACCAGAGAAGTGTGAATGCTGATCTGAGCATTCTGGATAAGCTTACATTTTCAAGAGCCAGATTCCCTGGATGTTAATCTTGGCTCCAGCAATTACtagctgtgaccttggacaaattatttaacctgtCTGTActtcagttttatcatctgtaaaataggattttaaaaatgtgcctgTTAAAAAATGCCTGAGATGTTGTAAGCACTGAAATAGTGTTTACTGTGATGATGAtgtaatgatggtgatgatactACTAGCAATAATGAATATTATCATATTTCTTTCCAGTGTTTTTTGGCCTCCCTTATTCTTAAGAGAAAAGTCAGAGATTATTTGAATTGTGCCTCAGTATTTAATGtgacttttctctctctgctttcatgatttttctttgtttttcttttagcagtttgaCTATCCTGTACCAAGAAGtgattttctttctccttatcGTATTTGGGTCCATTGAACATCCTAGATCTgcaagttaaagttttaaaataaattttaaaattttctgccattatttccttaaatatttttctgcctctttttctttgtattcccCTTCTGGGGCTCCAGTCACACCTATGTTAGGCCAATCAATATTGTCTGTTAGGTCTCTAaaggatatatttatttttattcaatcattttatattatctgtattCTTTGGATAGATGATTTATACTGATTTATCTACAAGTTCTCTGATTTTTCCtctgccccttcaaatctgctgttaagcCTAATTAGTGAATTTTTCATCCCAGTTATTCTAATGTGTAACACTTGAATTCCCTTTTGGTTCAGCTCATGCTTGAAGTTTCTCTGCTGACATTTCCTATCTGTTCACTTATTAATGCTatatatcctttaattctttgaatatattttcctttatttcttgaaTAGAATATATTTATAACAGTTTGAAGATATCATCTGCTATGTCAAACTTATGGACCCATTCCAAGTCAGTTTGATTAACTGACTTTTTTTCCCTGAGTgtgactttttttccccatgtctAATAATTTTGTGTTGAAAACTAGGCATCATTTTGTTCTTCTGAAGTTTGTTGGATTGTTTTTCAAGTAGGCAAATTTGCCTGCACTCAAACAGCAAAAACTGTCTCCCTCACAGCATGCGTTAGCTGATGACTCTAATAAGTGTTTTTGGCTTTCAGCTCTTGCTTTTCTAGCCTGGCTCATCTGGTTGTCTCTTCTGTGCTTCTATAGTAGAGTGGTCAGCCATGGATTTGGACAGAATATACTCAGACTTTGGGACTTATgctcttttctatttccttgcttcttgggttgcttccctgTATCACCAACTCTGCTCTACCAACCCTGAGTTCTGCTCTCTGAAACCTTACTCCAGTAatgctttcattattttccaaagaagctgtgtgtgtgtgggggggcgggCAGGGGGATACACTCTGTCTAAGGTGAAGCAAACCTGCAACCTCATCAGGAGCAGTCTTTTTTCTAAGGGTGTACATTCTCCTGACCCCCAGTATGTGCTTGCTGTTTTGGGCTCACTAGGATATCCTGCACACTAGCATAATGTAGCAGTTAGGAATTTGGGCAGAATTTATACTCATATTTGGTTATATAAAATTTCCAGGTCTTCTGCTGCTCTGAACTCTATCACTTGTCACTTCAAGCTAttaatgttgtggggtttttttttttttttttttttttgcaatctgAAATGTATTAGGGAGCTTTCTCAGACAAGAAAGCTTCAAAGTTGCAGTCCTGCCCAATGCAAAGGTACTctttctataataaatatttaagtttCTGCTTGCCATTGGATGCTTTCTAGTGTCTTCAAATGAttgtttttagtatttttgtCCAGATTTTATTGTTGTTATCAGTGGAGGGATCTCCTGACCTTTGCATGCCACCACTGGTGGAAGTCATGcccaaatattaaaaaatctttGCTAATTTTATTTAGTAACTTATTGCTCTTTTAATGTTATAGTTCTGATTGTGAGTGAGCATATTTTGTAAGATTATTGACTATTTCcatttcagcatttttaaattactcatttcctttgaccatttttctaGTGGagtcattatttttcttattgatttctttAGAAGAGTTCTTGTTACTGAAATATTATCCCTTTGCCcaaattctttgaaaatgtattttcatgtTAGTAATTTatctctaaatttttttttactatatgcttatataaattgatttttaaaagattgacatCTCTACAAATATCAACCTTTTTATTCATGGGCTCTGTTTATCACTCCATTT of Choloepus didactylus isolate mChoDid1 chromosome 14, mChoDid1.pri, whole genome shotgun sequence contains these proteins:
- the LOC119508864 gene encoding LOW QUALITY PROTEIN: mitochondrial ribosome-associated GTPase 2-like (The sequence of the model RefSeq protein was modified relative to this genomic sequence to represent the inferred CDS: inserted 2 bases in 1 codon; substituted 1 base at 1 genomic stop codon), producing MLLPQVLESAEHIPRDWGDPDHHLTVQRGQTKIPAYTGFPKASKSXLLQGISXPAVAPYLFTTLNPHAVIVHNEGHQQIAAVDIASTIKGAHQNRGLGLAFLRHSQWFWFLLFMVALSVPESWTQIEDLKYELEKYEEGLSERLHAMVGNKDDHSDAQANLPQLQAHLGLKVMAELLHLKELHDDDVGAELSQGHKLLSPGAPLPPAPRHLPRQRGSCAARSGGDRGGRRNPSICPARREFPFSVPSRLSPPPFLTVTLSLAPSPSLPPVCLLIFKRGSAAPGGAQRSDPLRLEHLESGRRRLQPGPRRRRERRER